A region from the Mucilaginibacter sp. CSA2-8R genome encodes:
- a CDS encoding AIR synthase related protein: MISEQRYDQRGVSASKDDVHQAIKNIDKGLYPKAFCKIIPDILSNDPAYCNIMHADGAGTKSSLAYIYWKQTGDLSVWRGIAQDAIIMNLDDLLCVGATDNILLSSTIGRNKNLIPGEVIAAIINGTEEILEELRSHGIGIYSTGGETADVGDLVRTIIVDSTVTCRLKRDDVISNHRIQAGNVIVGLTSYGQASYEHEYNGGMGSNGLTSARHDVFNKTIAQNFPESFDPAVPESLVFSGSKNLTDLVDIGNGQTITAGQLVLSPTRTYAPVIKTILDNYRSQIHGMVHCSGGAQTKVLHFVEDVHVIKDNLFPVPPLFKLIHQESGTSWQEMYKVFNMGHRMELYVPETIAADLIKISQSFGIDAQIIGRVEPASAKQVTVKSGFGEFVYY; encoded by the coding sequence ATGATTTCTGAGCAAAGATATGATCAGCGGGGCGTATCGGCCTCCAAAGATGATGTTCACCAGGCTATTAAAAATATTGATAAGGGCCTCTATCCAAAGGCCTTTTGTAAAATAATACCTGATATATTAAGTAACGACCCGGCTTACTGTAATATTATGCATGCCGACGGTGCAGGCACTAAATCGTCACTGGCTTACATTTACTGGAAGCAAACCGGCGACCTGTCGGTTTGGCGGGGTATTGCTCAGGATGCCATCATCATGAACCTGGACGACCTGCTTTGCGTGGGCGCTACTGATAATATTTTACTGTCATCAACCATTGGCCGTAATAAAAACCTGATTCCTGGCGAGGTGATTGCCGCGATTATTAACGGCACCGAAGAAATACTGGAAGAACTACGCAGCCATGGCATCGGCATCTATTCTACCGGTGGCGAAACAGCCGACGTAGGCGACCTCGTTCGTACCATTATTGTAGACTCTACCGTTACTTGCCGATTAAAACGCGACGATGTAATTTCCAATCACCGCATACAGGCCGGTAACGTAATTGTAGGTTTAACCTCGTACGGACAGGCCAGTTATGAGCATGAATACAACGGGGGTATGGGCTCTAACGGCTTAACCTCGGCCCGTCATGATGTATTTAACAAAACGATCGCGCAAAACTTTCCGGAAAGCTTTGACCCGGCTGTACCCGAAAGCCTGGTATTTTCGGGCAGTAAAAACCTGACCGATTTAGTTGACATTGGCAACGGCCAAACCATCACTGCCGGCCAACTGGTGCTCTCTCCTACCCGCACCTACGCGCCGGTAATTAAAACCATTTTAGACAACTACCGTAGCCAGATACACGGCATGGTGCATTGCAGTGGCGGCGCCCAAACCAAAGTACTACACTTTGTGGAAGACGTGCATGTGATTAAAGACAATCTCTTCCCGGTTCCGCCGCTGTTTAAGTTGATACACCAGGAGTCGGGCACCAGCTGGCAAGAAATGTATAAGGTATTTAATATGGGCCACCGCATGGAATTGTACGTGCCCGAAACCATTGCAGCCGACCTGATTAAAATTTCGCAAAGCTTCGGTATCGATGCCCAAATCATCGGTCGCGTTGAGCCGGCTTCGGCAAAGCAGGTCACTGTAAAATCGGGATTTGGGGAGTTTGTATATTATTAA
- a CDS encoding glutamine synthetase III produces the protein MSNIRFQALQTVLTRTIPEFKAPTAKVSEYYGVNVFDKKKMREFLSKEAYQSIISSIDHGEPVQRDMADQVASAMKAWAIGKGATHYTHWFQPLTGTTAEKHDAFFEPTLDGAIEKFSGDALAQQEPDASSFPNGGIRNTFEARGYTAWDPSSPAFIMGRTLCIPTVFVSYTGEALDYKVPLLKALNALDKAAVDVCQYFDKSVEKVNASLGIEQEYFLVDLALFNARPDMYLTGRTLFGHLSAKNQQLEDHYFGSIPTRVYAFMQDFELEALQLGIPLKTRHNEVAPSQFECAPIYEEINLAIDHNQLLMDIMDRVGKRHNFKVLLHEKPYAGVNGSGKHNNWSMITNTGKNLLSPGKTPKSNLMFLTFFVNTIKAVYEHADLLRASIASVNNDHRLGANEAPPAIISIFLGSQLSDVLDEIETSRISKKAKEEALLWQGIPKIPQILQDNTDRNRTSPFAFTGNKFELRAVGSSANSASPMTILNLIVADQLKKFKVDVDKLIKKGEKKDVALLTVIKRYIKESKAIRFEGNGYSEEWEQMAESRNLANIKTTPKALDALVTEKAESVFESTGVFSRREAHARHEVLLEDFYKKLQIEARVIGELVNSLIIPAAINYQSKLVENVRGLKEIGLDETVYAAQLDIIKKLAEHINFIKTNTELMVDERRTANKVEDARERAIAYDEKVKAYFDPIRYHVDKLEQLVDDAVWPLPKFRELLFLK, from the coding sequence ATGTCAAATATCCGTTTTCAAGCCCTTCAAACTGTCCTTACACGTACAATACCAGAGTTTAAGGCACCAACAGCCAAGGTATCTGAGTATTACGGCGTTAATGTTTTCGATAAAAAGAAAATGCGCGAGTTTCTTTCTAAAGAAGCCTATCAAAGCATCATCAGCTCTATAGACCATGGCGAACCGGTTCAGCGCGATATGGCCGATCAGGTAGCCTCGGCCATGAAAGCCTGGGCCATAGGCAAAGGCGCTACTCATTATACCCATTGGTTTCAGCCGCTTACCGGCACTACTGCCGAAAAGCATGACGCTTTTTTTGAGCCCACATTAGATGGCGCCATCGAAAAATTTAGCGGCGATGCTTTGGCACAACAAGAGCCCGATGCATCGAGCTTCCCTAACGGCGGCATACGCAATACCTTCGAGGCTCGCGGTTATACCGCCTGGGATCCATCTTCTCCGGCCTTTATTATGGGCCGCACCTTATGTATACCCACCGTATTTGTATCTTACACCGGCGAAGCCTTAGATTATAAAGTACCTTTATTAAAGGCATTAAACGCGCTTGACAAAGCGGCTGTAGATGTTTGCCAATACTTTGATAAAAGCGTTGAAAAAGTAAATGCCTCATTAGGCATTGAGCAAGAATACTTTTTGGTTGATCTGGCCTTATTTAATGCCCGTCCGGATATGTATTTAACCGGCCGTACATTGTTCGGCCATTTATCTGCCAAAAACCAGCAATTAGAAGATCACTACTTCGGCTCTATCCCTACCCGGGTATATGCCTTTATGCAGGATTTTGAACTGGAAGCACTACAACTGGGCATCCCGTTAAAAACCCGCCATAACGAAGTAGCCCCGTCGCAGTTTGAATGTGCGCCTATTTACGAAGAAATTAACCTGGCTATAGACCATAACCAACTACTAATGGACATTATGGACAGGGTTGGCAAGCGTCATAACTTTAAGGTGCTGCTGCACGAAAAACCTTACGCCGGTGTTAACGGCTCGGGTAAGCACAATAACTGGTCGATGATTACCAACACAGGTAAAAACTTGTTGTCGCCAGGTAAAACGCCGAAGAGCAATTTGATGTTCCTTACGTTTTTTGTGAACACCATTAAAGCCGTATATGAACACGCCGACCTGCTGCGCGCTTCTATCGCCTCAGTAAACAATGACCACCGTTTAGGTGCTAACGAAGCGCCACCAGCTATTATTTCTATATTTTTAGGAAGCCAGTTGAGCGACGTGTTAGACGAAATTGAAACATCACGCATCAGCAAAAAAGCTAAAGAAGAAGCCTTATTATGGCAGGGCATCCCTAAGATACCGCAAATTTTACAAGACAATACAGACCGTAACCGCACCTCGCCTTTTGCCTTTACAGGTAACAAGTTTGAACTGCGTGCGGTAGGCTCTTCGGCCAACTCTGCCAGCCCGATGACGATCCTTAACCTGATTGTGGCCGACCAGCTGAAGAAGTTTAAGGTAGATGTTGATAAGCTGATAAAAAAAGGCGAAAAGAAAGACGTTGCCTTGCTTACCGTAATTAAACGCTACATTAAAGAATCAAAAGCCATACGCTTTGAGGGTAATGGCTATAGCGAAGAATGGGAGCAGATGGCCGAGTCGCGCAATTTGGCTAATATCAAAACTACCCCTAAAGCGCTGGATGCCCTGGTAACTGAAAAAGCCGAAAGCGTTTTTGAAAGTACCGGCGTATTTAGTCGCCGCGAGGCACATGCCCGCCATGAGGTATTATTGGAAGATTTTTACAAGAAATTACAGATTGAAGCCCGCGTAATTGGCGAACTGGTAAACAGTTTAATTATACCGGCTGCCATCAACTACCAAAGCAAGCTGGTTGAAAACGTAAGAGGTTTAAAAGAGATTGGATTAGACGAAACCGTGTACGCCGCACAGTTAGATATTATTAAAAAACTGGCTGAGCATATCAATTTCATCAAAACCAATACCGAGCTAATGGTAGATGAGCGCAGAACCGCCAATAAAGTTGAGGATGCTCGCGAACGCGCTATCGCTTACGACGAAAAGGTAAAAGCTTATTTTGACCCTATCCGTTACCACGTTGACAAACTGGAACAACTGGTTGATGATGCCGTTTGGCCGCTGCCTAAGTTCAGAGAATTATTGTTTTTGAAATAG
- a CDS encoding chloride channel protein codes for MLKSLLLAINNWRANQNSQRNFLIYCSVLVGLVGGFAAVALKYMVHLMEELSRHIAASVPYHYSFLFLPALGLLLTVAYQHLINRDAIQKGIGSILVNIKKNKSNIPYNNAYSHLISSSLTVGFGGSSGLEAPIVCTGAALGSNVGRFFKLSNYEKTVLLAAGAAAGIAAVFNSPIAGVLFALEILIGEITIPTFIPLLIASATGVVVGKLLHSGQLFHLVTEGWLVQALPFYIVLGVLSGLIAVYITKVAENLEKGIFMKYNRYTRAIAGGLLLGILILLFPPLFGEGYHYLQAILNGNMEMLKEESLYADWLSEPLVMLLFIAALVLIKIVATGITLGVGGNGGTFAPTMFTGAFLGLLLAYGVNQTGLIHLNTSNFIAVGMAGALSGVLHAPLTAIFLIAEITGGYLLFIPLMVVSAISYIIARVFSTHNMYWQALIHEKEIYPDQDYSMLNDIQLDTLINRDYTALRKDMPIQELYNILAGSNANIFAVLNADGYLDGVIWMDEIRKHIFKDNSTQGVIGDFMVSPPAIISYNQPVSSVMNVFDHLNVWQLPVVKDRKFVGFISKSGLLNQYRQVFIQQHKSNDIFARPDSH; via the coding sequence ATGCTTAAAAGTCTGTTATTAGCTATCAACAACTGGCGTGCGAATCAAAACTCGCAGCGCAATTTTTTAATTTACTGTAGCGTGCTGGTTGGCCTGGTTGGCGGATTTGCGGCTGTTGCTCTTAAGTACATGGTACATTTAATGGAAGAGCTTAGCCGACATATTGCGGCCAGCGTACCTTACCATTACAGCTTTTTGTTTTTGCCCGCATTGGGCTTGCTGTTAACCGTGGCCTATCAGCATTTAATAAACCGCGATGCAATACAGAAGGGGATAGGAAGCATTTTGGTGAATATCAAAAAAAACAAGTCAAATATACCTTATAACAATGCCTACTCACATCTCATCAGCAGCTCATTAACAGTAGGTTTTGGTGGCTCATCTGGTTTGGAGGCTCCTATTGTTTGTACCGGGGCAGCATTAGGTTCTAACGTAGGCCGGTTTTTTAAGCTAAGCAATTACGAAAAAACAGTGTTGCTGGCGGCCGGGGCGGCAGCAGGTATTGCAGCTGTATTTAACAGCCCTATTGCCGGCGTGCTGTTTGCCTTAGAAATACTGATTGGCGAAATTACAATACCCACATTTATTCCATTGCTGATTGCATCAGCAACTGGGGTGGTAGTGGGTAAGCTGTTGCACTCAGGGCAGCTATTTCATTTAGTAACAGAGGGTTGGCTGGTACAGGCCCTGCCGTTTTATATTGTATTGGGCGTATTAAGTGGATTAATTGCCGTATACATCACTAAAGTTGCCGAAAACCTGGAGAAAGGCATTTTTATGAAGTATAACCGCTATACCAGGGCCATTGCAGGAGGTTTGCTTTTAGGAATACTGATCTTGCTTTTTCCGCCGTTGTTCGGCGAAGGCTACCATTATTTGCAGGCTATATTGAATGGTAATATGGAAATGCTGAAAGAAGAGTCGTTATATGCCGACTGGCTGTCAGAGCCTTTAGTAATGCTGTTGTTTATTGCAGCGTTAGTATTAATAAAAATTGTAGCTACAGGCATTACTTTGGGAGTAGGTGGTAACGGCGGCACCTTTGCACCTACTATGTTTACCGGCGCTTTTTTAGGTTTATTGTTAGCGTATGGTGTTAATCAAACAGGGCTAATCCATTTAAACACCAGTAACTTTATTGCGGTGGGCATGGCCGGTGCTTTGAGCGGTGTGCTGCATGCTCCGCTTACGGCTATCTTCTTGATTGCCGAAATTACAGGCGGTTATTTGTTATTCATCCCGCTGATGGTGGTATCAGCCATATCTTATATTATTGCTAGGGTGTTTAGTACTCACAACATGTACTGGCAGGCGCTGATTCACGAAAAAGAAATATATCCCGATCAGGATTACAGTATGCTGAATGATATTCAACTAGATACCTTAATTAACCGCGATTATACAGCTTTACGCAAGGATATGCCCATACAAGAGTTGTATAACATCCTGGCTGGCAGTAATGCCAATATTTTCGCGGTGTTGAATGCCGATGGTTACCTGGATGGTGTGATTTGGATGGATGAGATACGCAAGCACATATTTAAAGACAATTCAACGCAAGGCGTAATTGGCGACTTTATGGTAAGTCCGCCAGCTATTATTAGCTACAACCAACCTGTAAGTAGCGTAATGAATGTTTTTGACCACCTTAATGTATGGCAGCTACCTGTAGTGAAAGACCGTAAGTTTGTGGGCTTTATATCTAAATCGGGCTTGCTTAATCAATACCGGCAGGTATTTATCCAGCAGCATAAATCAAACGACATATTTGCCCGACCCGACAGTCATTAA
- a CDS encoding TonB family protein produces the protein MINTKFNLYDIEWLDIVFADRNKNYGAYDLRAHYGTNMMRALAITVLGFSVAVVSVNIALKHKPPVDPTVVIDYNSTKYIEPPKTEQPKEAVLRKHPAGNPNKQIVAAPKVNVVSQRFIPPVVTNEPVLTDVKPIDMDKAISNIDNNTGTKGVINSTAPVGPVTTGDPKGTPDGIPTNDPVDIGGLDVMPEPYGGAAAWSKFLQKNLRYPETDLQGRVIISFIIERDGKLTDLNIVKGVDNLLDREALRVLKLAPAWKPGQQNGKPVRVKYTIPIVFQMND, from the coding sequence ATGATTAATACAAAATTTAATTTGTACGATATTGAGTGGCTTGATATTGTATTTGCAGACCGTAACAAGAACTATGGTGCATATGATTTGCGTGCTCATTATGGTACTAACATGATGCGTGCCTTAGCTATCACGGTATTAGGTTTTTCCGTTGCTGTGGTATCAGTTAACATTGCATTGAAACACAAGCCGCCCGTTGACCCAACCGTTGTTATAGACTATAATTCTACGAAATATATAGAGCCTCCTAAAACCGAGCAACCTAAAGAAGCCGTGTTGCGGAAACACCCAGCAGGCAATCCGAATAAACAGATTGTAGCAGCGCCAAAGGTTAACGTGGTATCGCAACGGTTTATACCCCCCGTGGTTACTAATGAGCCAGTGTTAACCGATGTTAAGCCCATTGACATGGATAAGGCAATTTCTAACATTGATAATAATACAGGTACCAAAGGTGTAATTAATAGCACGGCACCTGTAGGACCTGTAACTACAGGCGACCCAAAAGGCACGCCTGATGGCATACCGACGAACGACCCTGTTGATATTGGCGGCCTGGACGTCATGCCCGAACCTTACGGGGGGGCAGCTGCATGGAGCAAATTTTTGCAAAAGAACCTCCGTTATCCTGAAACTGACCTGCAGGGCCGCGTGATTATCAGCTTTATTATTGAAAGAGACGGTAAGCTTACCGATTTGAATATAGTAAAAGGGGTAGACAATCTGTTGGACCGCGAAGCCTTGCGCGTTTTAAAACTGGCACCAGCCTGGAAACCCGGACAGCAAAACGGTAAACCGGTAAGGGTAAAATATACTATTCCCATTGTGTTCCAGATGAATGATTAA
- a CDS encoding carboxypeptidase regulatory-like domain-containing protein — translation MRKSLLLAILFLFATVATFAQVTSSSMTGTVKDAKGAALPGATVKATHLPSGTVYSTSTNKDGLYNLPGMRVGGPYQVVISFIGQNTATFNEITLQLGQPFILNANLADSGLQLAAVSVSGAKTKKITTARLGASTNVNRTQLATLPTFSRSITDFTRLTPQSTGTSFAGRESRLNSITVDGANLNNTFGTSSDLLPGGGAQPISIEAYDELSINIAPFDVRQSGFTGAGIYATTKSGNNTFHGSAYTFYRNQSYNGTHVGDVDFSAQNAKSTQKTYGFTLGGPIIKNKLFFFGNFEHEVFTNPGINYSPTGGSGLGIVSATPVADLQAVSDYLRNKFGYETGGYDNFAAFQPKNTKALLRLDYNINDKNKLTVKYSYLNATSDNQVNGTSTPNNASYGYTNSSGNITTRGTGGLPNSRYSNRSIAFENSNYGFLNKVHTGTAELNSTINSKMSNQLLLTFKKYSNPRTTKGATFPTIDIFNGTGDNYITAGSDPYTKYNDVIDNTTTLYDNFTYYAGKHTLTGGVSYEYQRVGNAFMPGAAGSYIYNSLNDFLNDRAPIQFTYNYSLVPGQDKVFSANLKVGTLSLYAQDEYNVTSNFKLTYGIRADKPMYLENPIENPQLTALQFPDPNSNTGGLKTYNSGQWPKSTWLFSPRVGFRASLLENNSLVLRGGMGIFTGRVPYVFLTNNPSNSGMYNFGGVATAAQLANIKLNADPSVYANLFPQSAGTTYQSSSVVIDRNYKFPQVFRADLALEKNLGNGFNATFEALYTKDINATRMRNLNLKTPNGVLVEGDNTRVRYVGTGTNGAVTVQDRNIYPNSPALSVIALENTNKGYSAALTAQLSKTFTNGFFASAAYTYTVSKEAFATAGTTAASVWATTANVGTTNDVELSNSANFVPHRVVASASYKINYLNHGATSFGLFFQGQAQGTPSSYVVNGDLNGDGNASSDLIYVPKSASELNFTQYTATVNGVSYIYTPQQQAAAFDQFINNSPYLKNRRGKYAERNAAFLPWYTRVDADVKQEFYINSGGQRHTLQISATLINLPNLLNSTWGVQKAFTTTSPISYLSTDANGVPAYNMRQLNGQLVTTPFQNVYTTGTTWSLLLGARYTF, via the coding sequence ATGAGAAAAAGTTTACTTCTCGCGATTCTTTTCTTGTTTGCTACCGTCGCTACCTTTGCACAGGTAACGTCCAGTAGTATGACAGGTACAGTTAAGGATGCTAAGGGGGCAGCGCTTCCAGGTGCTACCGTTAAGGCTACGCACTTGCCATCCGGTACTGTTTATTCAACATCTACCAACAAAGATGGTTTGTACAACCTTCCGGGTATGCGTGTTGGTGGTCCTTACCAGGTAGTGATCAGTTTTATTGGTCAAAACACGGCTACTTTCAATGAGATTACCTTACAGTTAGGTCAGCCGTTTATTTTAAATGCTAACCTTGCTGATTCTGGTTTACAACTGGCTGCAGTAAGTGTTTCTGGAGCTAAAACAAAAAAGATTACCACCGCACGTTTAGGTGCCAGTACCAACGTTAACCGTACGCAGTTAGCTACTTTGCCAACATTTTCGCGTAGCATCACTGATTTTACCCGTTTAACACCGCAGTCAACTGGTACAAGTTTTGCAGGCCGCGAAAGCCGGTTAAACAGTATTACAGTGGATGGTGCTAACCTGAACAACACTTTTGGTACTTCGTCAGACTTGTTACCTGGTGGTGGTGCTCAGCCAATTTCGATTGAGGCCTATGATGAGCTTTCCATCAACATTGCTCCGTTTGACGTTCGTCAGTCGGGTTTTACCGGTGCAGGTATTTATGCCACTACTAAAAGCGGTAACAATACTTTCCACGGTTCTGCTTACACATTTTACCGTAACCAATCTTATAACGGTACTCATGTTGGGGACGTTGACTTCAGCGCTCAGAACGCAAAATCTACCCAAAAAACTTATGGTTTTACTTTGGGTGGCCCAATCATCAAAAACAAATTATTCTTCTTTGGTAACTTTGAACACGAAGTATTTACCAATCCAGGTATTAACTATTCTCCAACAGGTGGTTCGGGCTTAGGTATTGTGTCGGCAACTCCAGTTGCTGATTTACAAGCGGTATCTGATTACCTTCGTAACAAATTTGGTTACGAAACAGGTGGTTATGACAACTTTGCGGCATTTCAGCCTAAAAATACAAAAGCGTTGTTAAGGTTAGATTATAACATTAACGATAAAAACAAATTAACTGTTAAATACAGCTATTTGAATGCTACCAGTGATAACCAGGTAAATGGCACAAGTACGCCAAACAACGCGTCTTACGGATACACCAACTCATCTGGTAACATTACTACCCGTGGTACAGGTGGTTTGCCTAACAGCAGATATAGCAACCGTTCTATAGCTTTTGAAAACTCGAACTACGGTTTCTTAAATAAAGTACATACTGGTACTGCCGAATTGAACAGCACAATCAATTCAAAAATGTCGAACCAGTTATTGTTAACCTTTAAAAAGTATAGCAATCCGCGTACTACCAAAGGTGCTACTTTCCCAACTATCGATATATTTAACGGTACAGGTGATAATTACATTACTGCAGGTTCTGATCCTTACACCAAGTACAATGATGTAATTGATAACACTACAACCTTGTACGATAACTTTACTTACTATGCCGGTAAGCACACATTAACCGGTGGTGTAAGCTATGAGTATCAGCGTGTAGGTAATGCCTTTATGCCAGGTGCTGCAGGTTCTTACATCTACAACTCGTTAAACGACTTTTTAAATGACCGTGCTCCAATCCAGTTTACTTATAACTATTCATTAGTACCTGGTCAGGATAAAGTTTTCTCTGCAAACTTAAAAGTAGGTACACTTAGCTTATACGCTCAGGATGAGTACAACGTAACCAGTAACTTCAAATTAACTTATGGTATACGGGCAGATAAACCAATGTACCTGGAAAACCCAATAGAAAACCCTCAGTTAACTGCACTGCAGTTTCCTGATCCTAACTCTAATACCGGTGGTTTAAAAACTTACAACTCTGGTCAGTGGCCTAAGTCTACGTGGTTATTCTCGCCAAGAGTAGGTTTCCGTGCCAGCTTGCTTGAAAACAATTCATTAGTATTGCGTGGTGGTATGGGTATTTTCACTGGTCGCGTACCTTATGTGTTCTTAACCAACAACCCAAGCAATAGCGGTATGTATAACTTTGGTGGTGTAGCAACTGCTGCCCAGTTGGCTAACATCAAGTTAAATGCCGACCCAAGTGTGTACGCTAATTTGTTCCCGCAATCAGCAGGTACTACTTACCAGTCATCAAGCGTTGTTATTGACCGTAACTACAAGTTTCCGCAAGTTTTCAGAGCTGACTTAGCCTTAGAGAAAAATTTAGGCAACGGCTTTAACGCTACTTTTGAGGCTTTATACACCAAAGATATCAACGCTACCCGTATGCGTAACCTTAACTTGAAAACACCAAATGGTGTACTTGTTGAAGGCGATAATACTCGTGTACGTTACGTAGGTACAGGTACTAACGGTGCTGTAACCGTTCAGGACCGTAACATTTATCCAAACAGCCCGGCTTTATCAGTTATTGCTTTAGAGAATACTAATAAAGGTTATTCGGCAGCATTAACTGCTCAGCTTTCTAAAACCTTTACTAATGGTTTCTTTGCATCAGCAGCGTATACTTACACTGTATCGAAAGAAGCTTTCGCAACTGCAGGTACTACTGCAGCCAGCGTTTGGGCTACTACTGCTAACGTGGGTACTACTAATGATGTGGAGTTGTCTAATTCGGCCAACTTTGTTCCTCACCGCGTAGTAGCATCTGCTTCTTACAAAATTAATTACCTTAATCATGGTGCAACCTCATTCGGCTTATTCTTCCAGGGACAAGCTCAGGGTACTCCGTCAAGCTATGTAGTTAACGGCGACTTAAATGGCGACGGTAACGCATCATCAGATTTAATTTATGTACCTAAAAGTGCAAGCGAGTTAAACTTTACGCAATACACAGCAACTGTTAACGGTGTGTCTTACATTTACACTCCACAACAGCAGGCTGCCGCTTTCGACCAGTTTATTAACAACTCACCATACCTTAAAAACCGCAGAGGTAAGTATGCCGAACGTAATGCTGCATTCTTACCATGGTACACTCGTGTAGATGCCGACGTTAAACAAGAGTTTTACATCAATTCTGGCGGTCAGCGTCATACTTTACAAATCAGCGCTACTTTAATTAACTTACCAAACTTGTTAAACAGCACCTGGGGCGTTCAGAAAGCGTTTACCACAACCAGCCCAATCAGTTACCTGAGTACTGATGCTAATGGTGTGCCTGCTTATAACATGCGTCAGTTGAATGGTCAGTTGGTAACTACGCCATTCCAAAACGTTTATACAACCGGTACCACCTGGAGCTTATTATTAGGTGCCAGATATACATTCTAA